A genomic segment from Nicotiana sylvestris chromosome 1, ASM39365v2, whole genome shotgun sequence encodes:
- the LOC104224512 gene encoding nucleoside hydrolase 3-like isoform X1, giving the protein MKEKENVLFLREIVVMIMMVLMFLANLYGGVEGIHHPHRILVDTDMDTDDFFALLYLLKLNRSQMDLKAITISTNAWSDAGHAVNQVYDILYMMGRDDIAVGLGGEGGILPNGTILPNVGGYLPMIDQGNGTAGYCRYRQAIPVGPGGRLDIDSNFGFRKSFLPQGKRQYSPLRQPTAQQVMINIISSGPTVVYLIASHTSFALFLLTNPHLKKNIEHIYIMGGGVRSKNPTGCCPKNVSSSCQTQRCGDIGNVFTDYTSNPYAEFNFFMDPFSAYQVIHSGIPVTLVPLDATNTIPVTEKFIETFEKNQHTYEAQYCFKSLKMARDTWFDDQFNTSYFMWDSFMSGVAASIMQKQHNQHGENEFADMEYINITVITSNKPYGISDGSNPTVDGHKTPKFRLARNGVHSGHVQTRLRDPFCVEKNRRGRCQDGYTKETVGAGGVPILVAIKAKHNQNANSVLDREFFVSFLDVLNQRENTGRYNFSTQFPYYKEVLYKPDFRGKHLGKNVVFDMDMSAGDFLALFYLLKLPVQEINLKAIIVSPTGWANAATIDSVYDLLHMMGRDDIPVGLGDVFAMNQSDPVFYAVGDCKYNKVIPQGSGGFLDSDTLYGLSRSLPRSPRRYTTENSVKYGALRDTDHPELRQPLALEVWESVVESLNPGSKVTILTNGPLTNIAKIVLAGENMTEAIQEILIVGGHINYDNTEKGNVINVPSNRFAELNMFLDPLAAKTVLSSELNITLIPLGIQRNVSVFPEILERLYQTKKTPEAIFARRLLSRLHHLQKTHHRYQHMDTFLGEIIGAVVLDGDYSVLKSTFGVKNIKVTASGIEYEDGQIVIEEKQSKSVRVLENLDPLAYYNAFANRLGDEKQSAVVGSFDEQRRIWNTPYNRKKTSP; this is encoded by the exons ATGAAGGAGAAAGAGAACGTGTTGTTTTTACGTGAAATTGTTGTAATGATAATGATGGTGTTAATGTTCTTGGCAAATTTGTACGGTGGGGTAGAGGGTATTCATCACCCTCATCGAATTCTTGTGGATACAGATATGGACACTGATGATTTCTTTGCTCTTCTCTACCTTCTGAAGCTTAACCGATCCCAAATGGACTTGAAG GCAATAACTATTAGCACAAATGCATGGAGTGATGCAGGACATGCTGTTAATCAAGTATATGACATTCTTTACATGATGGGGCGTGACGATATTGCTGTTGGTTTAGGAGGTGAAGGTGGCATACTTCCCAATGGTACCATTCTGCCAAATGTTGGTGGATATTTGCCAATGATTGATCAG GGAAATGGCACAGCTGGATATTGTAGATATAGACAAGCTATTCCTGTGGGTCCCGGAGGACGTTTGGACATTGACTCAAATTTTGGGTTCCGAAAGAGCTTCCTTCCTCAG GGCAAGAGACAATATTCACCTCTTCGACAGCCAACAGCTCAGCAAGTAATGATCAACATTATTTCTTCCGGGCCTACAGTAGTTTATCTCATCGCGTCGCATACAAGTTTTGCACTATTTCTTCTAACTAATCCACAtttgaagaaaaatattgaaCACATTTACATAATGGGAGGTGGTGTAAGGTCAAAAAATCCTACAGGTTGCTGTCCAAAGAATGTCAGCTCCTCTTGCCAAACTCAGCGGTGTGGTGACATTGGCAATGTATTCACAGATTACACAAGCAATCCTTATGCAGAGTTCAATTTCTTTATGGATCCTTTTTCTGCATATCAG GTAATTCATTCTGGTATTCCAGTTACTCTTGTCCCATTGGATGCCACAAACACGATTCCTGTAACTGAAAAGTTTATTGAAACTTTTGAGAAGAATCAGCACACTTACGAGGCACAGTACTGCTTCAAGTCCCTGAAAATGGCCCGTGATACTTGGTTTGATGACCAATTCAACACG AGTTATTTTATGTGGGACTCCTTTATGTCTGGTGTAGCTGCTTCAATCATGCAGAAACAACACAACCAGCATGGAGAAAATGAATTTGCAGATATGGAGTATATCAATATCACAGTAATTACTTCAAACAAGCCATATGGGATTTCTGATGGATCAAATCCAACTGTTGATGGTCATAAAACTCCAAAATTCAGATTGGCGAGAAATGGAGTTCATAGCGGCCATGTACAGACTAGACTTCGTGATCCATTTTGCGTAGAAAAGAACAGGAGGGGCAGATGCCAG GACGGTTATACAAAAGAAACTGTTGGTGCAGGAGGAGTGCCTATTCTTGTTGCTATAAAAGCAAAACATAATCAAAATGCTAACAGTGTACTGGACAGAGAGTTTTTTGTTAGCTTTCTGGAT GTCTTAAACCAAAGAGAAAACACTGGAAGATATAACTTTTCTACGCAATTCCCTTATTACAAAGAAGTACTTTACAAACCAGATTTTAGAGGCAAGCATCTTGGGAAGAATGTTGTGTTTGATATGGATATGAGTGCTGGAGATTTTCTAGCTCTCTTTTATCTCCTTAAGTTACCAGTACAAGAAATCAATCTCAAG GCTATAATTGTGAGTCCGACTGGCTGGGCGAATGCTGCAACAATTGATTCTGTGTATGATTTGCTTCATATGATGGGTCGTGATGACATTCCTGTTGGCCTCGGAGATGTGTTTGCAATGAACCAGTCTGATCCTGTTTTCTATGCAGTTGGTGACTGCAAGTACAACAAGGTTATTCCACAAGGTAGTGGCGGATTTCTCGACTCAGACACTCTTTACGGATTATCTCGTTCTTTGCCTCGAAGTCCTCGCAG ATATACAACTGAAAATTCTGTGAAATATGGAGCTCTAAGGGACACTGATCATCCTGAACTCAGACAACCTCTAGCACTAGAAGTGTGGGAGTCAGTGGTGGAATCACTCAATCCTGGATCCAAGGTTACCATTTTAACCAATGGTCCATTGACTAATATAGCAAAGATCGTTCTTGCAGGCGAGAATATGACCGAAGCTATCCAG GAAATACTAATTGTTGGGGGGCACATCAATTATGACAACACTGAGAAGGGAAATGTGATCAATGTTCCTTCAAATAGATTTGCGGAACTGAATATGTTTCTTGACCCTCTGGCTGCAAAGACAGTTTTGAGTTCAGAACTTAATATCACTCTCATTCCACTTGGCATACAGCGGAATGTCAGTGTATTTCCTGAAATTCTTGAACGACTTTACCAGACTAAAAAGACACCTGAAGCAATCTTTGCAAGACGTTTGCTTTCAAGGTTACACCACCTCCAAAAGACACATCACAGATACCAGCATATG GATACATTTCTTGGAGAAATCATTGGAGCAGTAGTTTTGGATGGTGACTATTCTGTACTAAAATCAACGTTTGGCGTCAAGAACATAAAAGTCACTGCCTCGGGGATTGAATATGAAGATGGACAGATAGTTATCGAAGAAAAGCAAAGCAAATCAGTAAGAGTATTGGAGAATCTGGATCCATTAGCTTATTACAACGCTTTTGCAAATCGACTAGGTGACGAAAAGCAGTCTGCAGTAGTTGGAAGCTTTGATGAGCAGAGAAGAATTTGGAATACACCATATAATAGAAAGAAAACTTCCCCTTAA
- the LOC104224512 gene encoding nucleoside hydrolase 3-like isoform X2: MKEKENVLFLREIVVMIMMVLMFLANLYGGVEGIHHPHRILVDTDMDTDDFFALLYLLKLNRSQMDLKAITISTNAWSDAGHAVNQVYDILYMMGRDDIAVGLGGEGGILPNGTILPNVGGYLPMIDQGNGTAGYCRYRQAIPVGPGGRLDIDSNFGFRKSFLPQGKRQYSPLRQPTAQQVMINIISSGPTVVYLIASHTSFALFLLTNPHLKKNIEHIYIMGGGVRSKNPTGCCPKNVSSSCQTQRCGDIGNVFTDYTSNPYAEFNFFMDPFSAYQVIHSGIPVTLVPLDATNTIPVTEKFIETFEKNQHTYEAQYCFKSLKMARDTWFDDQFNTSYFMWDSFMSGVAASIMQKQHNQHGENEFADMEYINITVITSNKPYGISDGSNPTVDGHKTPKFRLARNGVHSGHVQTRLRDPFCVEKNRRGRCQVLNQRENTGRYNFSTQFPYYKEVLYKPDFRGKHLGKNVVFDMDMSAGDFLALFYLLKLPVQEINLKAIIVSPTGWANAATIDSVYDLLHMMGRDDIPVGLGDVFAMNQSDPVFYAVGDCKYNKVIPQGSGGFLDSDTLYGLSRSLPRSPRRYTTENSVKYGALRDTDHPELRQPLALEVWESVVESLNPGSKVTILTNGPLTNIAKIVLAGENMTEAIQEILIVGGHINYDNTEKGNVINVPSNRFAELNMFLDPLAAKTVLSSELNITLIPLGIQRNVSVFPEILERLYQTKKTPEAIFARRLLSRLHHLQKTHHRYQHMDTFLGEIIGAVVLDGDYSVLKSTFGVKNIKVTASGIEYEDGQIVIEEKQSKSVRVLENLDPLAYYNAFANRLGDEKQSAVVGSFDEQRRIWNTPYNRKKTSP; this comes from the exons ATGAAGGAGAAAGAGAACGTGTTGTTTTTACGTGAAATTGTTGTAATGATAATGATGGTGTTAATGTTCTTGGCAAATTTGTACGGTGGGGTAGAGGGTATTCATCACCCTCATCGAATTCTTGTGGATACAGATATGGACACTGATGATTTCTTTGCTCTTCTCTACCTTCTGAAGCTTAACCGATCCCAAATGGACTTGAAG GCAATAACTATTAGCACAAATGCATGGAGTGATGCAGGACATGCTGTTAATCAAGTATATGACATTCTTTACATGATGGGGCGTGACGATATTGCTGTTGGTTTAGGAGGTGAAGGTGGCATACTTCCCAATGGTACCATTCTGCCAAATGTTGGTGGATATTTGCCAATGATTGATCAG GGAAATGGCACAGCTGGATATTGTAGATATAGACAAGCTATTCCTGTGGGTCCCGGAGGACGTTTGGACATTGACTCAAATTTTGGGTTCCGAAAGAGCTTCCTTCCTCAG GGCAAGAGACAATATTCACCTCTTCGACAGCCAACAGCTCAGCAAGTAATGATCAACATTATTTCTTCCGGGCCTACAGTAGTTTATCTCATCGCGTCGCATACAAGTTTTGCACTATTTCTTCTAACTAATCCACAtttgaagaaaaatattgaaCACATTTACATAATGGGAGGTGGTGTAAGGTCAAAAAATCCTACAGGTTGCTGTCCAAAGAATGTCAGCTCCTCTTGCCAAACTCAGCGGTGTGGTGACATTGGCAATGTATTCACAGATTACACAAGCAATCCTTATGCAGAGTTCAATTTCTTTATGGATCCTTTTTCTGCATATCAG GTAATTCATTCTGGTATTCCAGTTACTCTTGTCCCATTGGATGCCACAAACACGATTCCTGTAACTGAAAAGTTTATTGAAACTTTTGAGAAGAATCAGCACACTTACGAGGCACAGTACTGCTTCAAGTCCCTGAAAATGGCCCGTGATACTTGGTTTGATGACCAATTCAACACG AGTTATTTTATGTGGGACTCCTTTATGTCTGGTGTAGCTGCTTCAATCATGCAGAAACAACACAACCAGCATGGAGAAAATGAATTTGCAGATATGGAGTATATCAATATCACAGTAATTACTTCAAACAAGCCATATGGGATTTCTGATGGATCAAATCCAACTGTTGATGGTCATAAAACTCCAAAATTCAGATTGGCGAGAAATGGAGTTCATAGCGGCCATGTACAGACTAGACTTCGTGATCCATTTTGCGTAGAAAAGAACAGGAGGGGCAGATGCCAG GTCTTAAACCAAAGAGAAAACACTGGAAGATATAACTTTTCTACGCAATTCCCTTATTACAAAGAAGTACTTTACAAACCAGATTTTAGAGGCAAGCATCTTGGGAAGAATGTTGTGTTTGATATGGATATGAGTGCTGGAGATTTTCTAGCTCTCTTTTATCTCCTTAAGTTACCAGTACAAGAAATCAATCTCAAG GCTATAATTGTGAGTCCGACTGGCTGGGCGAATGCTGCAACAATTGATTCTGTGTATGATTTGCTTCATATGATGGGTCGTGATGACATTCCTGTTGGCCTCGGAGATGTGTTTGCAATGAACCAGTCTGATCCTGTTTTCTATGCAGTTGGTGACTGCAAGTACAACAAGGTTATTCCACAAGGTAGTGGCGGATTTCTCGACTCAGACACTCTTTACGGATTATCTCGTTCTTTGCCTCGAAGTCCTCGCAG ATATACAACTGAAAATTCTGTGAAATATGGAGCTCTAAGGGACACTGATCATCCTGAACTCAGACAACCTCTAGCACTAGAAGTGTGGGAGTCAGTGGTGGAATCACTCAATCCTGGATCCAAGGTTACCATTTTAACCAATGGTCCATTGACTAATATAGCAAAGATCGTTCTTGCAGGCGAGAATATGACCGAAGCTATCCAG GAAATACTAATTGTTGGGGGGCACATCAATTATGACAACACTGAGAAGGGAAATGTGATCAATGTTCCTTCAAATAGATTTGCGGAACTGAATATGTTTCTTGACCCTCTGGCTGCAAAGACAGTTTTGAGTTCAGAACTTAATATCACTCTCATTCCACTTGGCATACAGCGGAATGTCAGTGTATTTCCTGAAATTCTTGAACGACTTTACCAGACTAAAAAGACACCTGAAGCAATCTTTGCAAGACGTTTGCTTTCAAGGTTACACCACCTCCAAAAGACACATCACAGATACCAGCATATG GATACATTTCTTGGAGAAATCATTGGAGCAGTAGTTTTGGATGGTGACTATTCTGTACTAAAATCAACGTTTGGCGTCAAGAACATAAAAGTCACTGCCTCGGGGATTGAATATGAAGATGGACAGATAGTTATCGAAGAAAAGCAAAGCAAATCAGTAAGAGTATTGGAGAATCTGGATCCATTAGCTTATTACAACGCTTTTGCAAATCGACTAGGTGACGAAAAGCAGTCTGCAGTAGTTGGAAGCTTTGATGAGCAGAGAAGAATTTGGAATACACCATATAATAGAAAGAAAACTTCCCCTTAA